In Streptomyces sp. NBC_00569, a single genomic region encodes these proteins:
- a CDS encoding copper amine oxidase: MHVNRLRRARAGARAAVALTSLALLGTAVSAAGPATAAPQAPTAAAPACSTAYKIEQVLDGGTTWRMCWHYNTLSGLVLDNVSYQPKDEPKPIAVLTSARLAQVHVPYDDGENEYDDVTGTDFGYALQNLKPGECPGGTIKTVKVPDRGDVQGLCTTTRARGHAYRLNDDQSTGGSGKVYTAQGKDLLVYTVNKASWYEYITEWRFSSDGTITSNVGATGSLSPYDYNGTDGKGWPIGKGARAYAESHAHNVFWRLDFGLDGSPKSKVEQYDSKVTAPRGSGSPTTKTTRTPVTKELAGDAKDMRWWRVVSTAGKNKDGHPRSYEFVPGRSSKFPGRSFTKHDVYFTEYKKCEQYASDNPAGHCGGASVDKWVGGQTLTHPITWVNIGFHHIARDEDQQPMPVHWQGFSLAPRDVTAMNPLTPADLADQNGVPRNGS, encoded by the coding sequence ATGCACGTCAACAGACTTCGGCGCGCCCGCGCAGGCGCCCGGGCCGCCGTCGCCCTCACCTCCCTCGCGCTGCTCGGCACCGCCGTCAGCGCCGCGGGCCCCGCCACCGCCGCCCCGCAGGCGCCCACCGCCGCGGCCCCGGCCTGCAGCACCGCCTACAAGATCGAGCAGGTCCTCGACGGGGGCACGACCTGGCGCATGTGCTGGCACTACAACACGCTGTCCGGGCTCGTCCTCGACAACGTCAGCTACCAGCCGAAGGACGAGCCCAAGCCGATCGCCGTCCTCACCAGTGCCCGCCTGGCGCAGGTGCACGTCCCCTACGACGACGGCGAGAACGAGTACGACGACGTCACCGGTACCGACTTCGGGTACGCCCTGCAGAACCTGAAGCCCGGCGAGTGCCCCGGCGGCACCATCAAGACCGTCAAGGTGCCCGACCGGGGCGACGTGCAGGGCCTGTGCACCACCACGCGCGCGCGTGGGCACGCGTACCGGCTCAACGACGACCAGAGCACCGGCGGCAGCGGCAAGGTCTACACCGCCCAGGGCAAGGACCTTCTCGTCTACACGGTCAACAAGGCGTCCTGGTACGAGTACATCACCGAGTGGCGGTTCTCCTCCGACGGGACGATCACGTCGAACGTCGGCGCGACCGGCAGCCTCTCCCCGTACGACTACAACGGCACGGACGGCAAGGGCTGGCCGATCGGCAAGGGTGCCCGCGCCTACGCCGAGAGCCACGCCCACAACGTCTTCTGGCGGCTCGACTTCGGCCTCGACGGCTCCCCCAAGAGCAAGGTCGAGCAGTACGACTCCAAGGTCACCGCGCCGCGCGGCAGCGGCAGCCCCACCACGAAGACCACCCGCACCCCCGTCACCAAGGAACTCGCCGGCGACGCGAAGGACATGCGCTGGTGGCGGGTCGTCAGCACCGCGGGCAAGAACAAGGACGGCCACCCCAGGTCCTACGAGTTCGTGCCCGGCCGCTCCAGCAAGTTCCCGGGCCGTTCGTTCACCAAGCACGACGTGTACTTCACCGAGTACAAGAAGTGCGAGCAGTACGCGAGCGACAACCCTGCCGGGCACTGCGGCGGCGCCAGCGTCGACAAGTGGGTCGGCGGGCAGACGCTCACGCACCCGATCACCTGGGTCAACATCGGGTTCCACCACATCGCCCGGGACGAGGACCAGCAGCCGATGCCGGTCCACTGGCAGGGCTTCTCATTGGCCCCCAGGGACGTGACCGCTATGAATCCGCTCACTCCCGCCGACCTCGCGGACCAGAACGGCGTGCCCAGAAACGGCAGTTGA
- a CDS encoding Tat pathway signal sequence domain protein — MRELARRHLGKMMAGAAVAAVATAVLLGVTLPGEAGAGDQAKAGSAQQDAIPKDGVVEAAPKEGDKGVGRDPLTDDEIKRAEQIAVASNGLRLSARDVEGDRGPQHLSTNLSEVDPTQSGAQAAERRAEVVYYDYKADTVVTRTVNLDSGKVENTDTAHGVQPPPSPGELREATQLLIADPLGAGLKKDYKDATGKQLTSTDQLELSGMVFRKKTVAHVPSGLTACGEHRCLRVVTKVSNGPWIDTRALVVDLSARTVGRLG; from the coding sequence GTGCGAGAGCTCGCAAGACGCCATCTGGGGAAAATGATGGCGGGAGCGGCCGTCGCGGCCGTGGCGACCGCCGTACTGCTGGGGGTGACCCTGCCGGGGGAGGCGGGCGCGGGTGACCAGGCCAAAGCCGGCTCCGCCCAGCAGGACGCGATCCCGAAGGACGGCGTGGTGGAGGCCGCGCCGAAGGAGGGCGACAAGGGCGTCGGCAGGGACCCGCTGACCGACGACGAGATCAAGCGCGCCGAACAGATCGCCGTCGCGAGCAACGGACTGCGCCTCAGCGCGCGGGACGTCGAGGGCGACCGGGGGCCGCAGCACCTGTCCACGAACCTCAGCGAGGTGGACCCCACGCAGAGCGGCGCGCAGGCGGCGGAACGCCGCGCCGAGGTCGTCTACTACGACTACAAGGCCGACACGGTCGTGACCAGGACCGTGAACCTCGACAGCGGCAAGGTCGAGAACACCGACACGGCGCACGGCGTGCAGCCGCCGCCGAGCCCCGGCGAGCTGCGTGAGGCCACCCAGCTCCTCATCGCGGACCCGCTCGGCGCCGGCCTGAAGAAGGACTACAAGGACGCCACCGGCAAGCAGCTCACGAGCACGGACCAGCTCGAACTGAGCGGCATGGTCTTCCGCAAGAAGACCGTCGCCCACGTCCCATCCGGCCTCACCGCCTGCGGCGAGCACCGGTGCCTGCGCGTCGTCACCAAGGTCAGCAACGGGCCGTGGATCGACACCCGCGCCCTGGTCGTCGACCTCAGCGCGCGCACCGTCGGCCGCCTCGGCTGA
- the glgX gene encoding glycogen debranching protein GlgX produces the protein MQVWPGQAYPLGATYDGAGTNFAVFSEAARRIELCLLHDDGSETAVELRETDAFVRHAYLPGIMPGQRYGFRAHGPYTPERGQRCNSSKLLLDPYARAISGQIDWGEAVYGYPFGAPDKRNDLDSAPHTMTSVVVNPYFDWGDDRPPRTEYHHTVIYEAHVKGLTMTHPALPEELRGTYAALAHPAILEHLTELGVTALELMPVHQFVNDHRLVEMGLNNYWGYNTIGFFAPHNAYASWGDRGQQVLEFKSAVRALHEAGIEVILDVVYNHTAEGNHLGPTLSFRGLDNASYYRLAEDRRYYMDTTGTGNSLLMRSPHVLQMIMDSLRYWVTEMHVDGFRFDLAATLARQFHEVDRLSSFFDLVQQDPVVSQVKLIAEPWDVGEGGYQVGNFPPLWTEWNGKYRDTVRDLWRGEPRTLAEFAGRLTGSSDLYQDDGRRPLASINFVTCHDGFTLRDLVSYNEKHNEANGEGNRDGESHNRSWNCGAEGDSDDPGVLGLRDRQIRNFIATLMLSQGVPMLSHGDELGRTQNGNNNAYCLDSELAWVRWPEDGEQDALLAFTRAMARLRRDHPVFRRRRFFHGRPVEGTHDELSDIAWFTPEGAEMTRDDWGAAQARALSVFLNGHAISEPGPRGERISDDSFLLLFNASPDALEFLVPVNHGRQWEVVVDTALPEGVPLGTGAKVKAGDRVTLLDRSLTVLQRPA, from the coding sequence ATGCAGGTCTGGCCTGGACAGGCGTATCCACTCGGTGCCACTTATGACGGCGCCGGCACCAACTTCGCGGTCTTCTCGGAGGCCGCCCGGCGCATAGAGCTGTGTCTGCTGCACGACGACGGGTCGGAGACCGCGGTGGAGCTGCGGGAGACCGACGCCTTTGTGCGGCACGCGTATCTGCCCGGCATCATGCCGGGCCAGCGGTACGGCTTCCGCGCGCACGGCCCGTACACCCCGGAGCGCGGGCAGCGGTGCAACTCGTCGAAGCTGCTCCTCGACCCGTACGCACGTGCGATCAGCGGCCAGATCGACTGGGGCGAGGCGGTGTACGGGTATCCCTTCGGGGCGCCCGACAAGCGCAACGACCTGGACTCGGCGCCGCACACGATGACGTCGGTCGTGGTCAACCCGTACTTCGACTGGGGCGACGACCGTCCGCCGCGCACCGAGTACCACCACACGGTGATCTACGAGGCCCATGTGAAGGGCCTCACGATGACGCACCCGGCGCTCCCGGAAGAGCTGCGCGGCACCTACGCGGCGCTCGCGCACCCGGCGATCCTGGAGCACCTCACGGAGCTGGGCGTGACAGCGCTCGAACTGATGCCGGTCCATCAGTTCGTGAACGACCACCGCCTGGTGGAGATGGGCCTGAACAACTACTGGGGCTACAACACCATCGGGTTCTTCGCGCCCCACAACGCCTACGCGTCCTGGGGCGACCGGGGACAGCAGGTCCTGGAGTTCAAGTCGGCCGTACGGGCACTGCACGAGGCCGGAATCGAGGTCATCCTCGACGTCGTCTACAACCACACGGCCGAGGGCAACCACCTGGGCCCGACGCTGTCCTTCAGGGGCCTCGACAACGCCTCGTACTACCGCCTCGCCGAGGACCGCCGCTACTACATGGACACCACGGGCACCGGGAACTCGCTGCTCATGCGCTCGCCACACGTCCTGCAGATGATCATGGACTCGCTGCGCTACTGGGTCACCGAGATGCACGTCGACGGGTTCCGCTTCGACCTGGCGGCCACGCTGGCACGGCAGTTCCACGAGGTGGACCGGCTGTCGTCGTTCTTCGACCTCGTGCAGCAGGACCCGGTGGTCTCCCAGGTGAAGCTGATCGCCGAGCCGTGGGACGTCGGCGAGGGCGGCTACCAGGTGGGCAACTTCCCGCCACTGTGGACGGAGTGGAACGGCAAGTACCGGGACACCGTCAGGGATCTGTGGCGGGGCGAGCCGCGGACCCTCGCCGAGTTCGCCGGACGGCTGACCGGCTCGTCCGACCTCTACCAGGACGACGGCCGCCGCCCGCTCGCCTCCATCAACTTCGTCACGTGCCACGACGGTTTCACCCTGCGCGACCTGGTCTCGTACAACGAGAAGCACAACGAGGCGAACGGCGAGGGCAACCGCGACGGGGAGAGCCACAACCGGTCGTGGAACTGCGGTGCGGAGGGCGACAGCGACGACCCCGGGGTGCTCGGCCTGCGGGACCGTCAGATCCGCAACTTCATCGCGACACTCATGCTCTCCCAGGGCGTGCCGATGCTCAGCCACGGGGACGAGCTGGGGCGCACGCAGAACGGCAACAACAACGCCTACTGCCTGGACAGCGAGCTGGCCTGGGTGCGCTGGCCCGAGGACGGCGAGCAGGACGCCCTGCTGGCCTTCACGCGCGCGATGGCGCGGCTGCGGCGTGACCACCCGGTGTTCCGCAGGCGCCGCTTCTTCCACGGGCGGCCGGTCGAGGGCACCCACGACGAGCTGAGCGACATCGCCTGGTTCACTCCGGAGGGCGCGGAGATGACGCGGGACGACTGGGGCGCGGCGCAGGCGCGGGCCCTGTCGGTGTTCCTCAACGGGCACGCGATCTCGGAGCCGGGCCCCCGGGGCGAGCGCATCTCGGACGACTCGTTCCTGCTGCTGTTCAACGCGTCGCCCGACGCGCTGGAGTTCCTCGTTCCGGTCAACCACGGCCGACAGTGGGAGGTCGTGGTGGACACGGCGCTGCCCGAAGGCGTGCCCCTCGGGACCGGCGCGAAGGTAAAGGCCGGTGACCGCGTCACACTCCTCGACCGGAGCCTGACGGTGTTGCAGCGACCGGCGTGA
- a CDS encoding MFS transporter, with protein MAQAAGGTSATYREVLGATGALLPALSFFGRLPVAVIQFGSVLLITRTSGSLATGGTVACALALGQVATGPVVGRLADRRGQRSVVLCCSLLNALAITCYTLGALAGLPTPLLVALGVLAGATVPGIGPLARARGVALVRRGGADERVVNTVLSLESTMDELSFVLGPALIGVAAFAGHPAYAFGAAALLVAGCGSAFALHPTATATATTVRPATAHAPREPRSRRPRMPREVRLVRLGLVLLGVLLGGCGAGITALTQKLGQEDQAGLVYAAMGVMSAVVGLSMAALPERFGLALRWRVATAAAALLSLLLIGTQSMPGLYVAVTVFGAVFAPNLITGFGLTERAVPRERLAEGMTSAASAFVGGQAVTLAVAGRLAESHGPAAAFTVGSVAAALAFGVALLVKAAPAAPGVTPVAATPSGSGRGV; from the coding sequence ATGGCACAGGCAGCGGGGGGAACGTCGGCGACATACCGCGAGGTGCTCGGGGCGACCGGGGCGCTGCTCCCGGCGCTCTCGTTCTTCGGGCGGCTGCCGGTGGCGGTGATCCAGTTCGGCAGCGTTCTGCTGATCACCAGGACGAGCGGTTCCCTCGCGACCGGAGGGACCGTGGCCTGCGCGCTCGCGCTCGGACAGGTGGCCACGGGGCCCGTCGTCGGCCGGCTCGCCGACCGGCGCGGGCAGCGGAGCGTCGTCCTGTGCTGCTCGCTGCTGAACGCCCTCGCGATCACCTGCTACACGCTCGGCGCCCTCGCGGGACTCCCCACGCCGCTCCTCGTGGCGCTCGGCGTGCTCGCCGGGGCCACGGTGCCGGGGATCGGTCCGCTGGCCAGGGCCCGGGGCGTCGCGCTCGTCCGCCGCGGGGGTGCGGACGAGCGCGTCGTGAACACGGTGCTGTCACTGGAGAGCACGATGGACGAGCTGTCGTTCGTCCTCGGGCCCGCGCTGATCGGTGTCGCGGCCTTCGCCGGCCACCCCGCGTACGCGTTCGGGGCCGCCGCTCTGCTCGTCGCCGGCTGCGGTTCGGCGTTCGCGCTGCACCCGACGGCGACGGCGACGGCGACGACGGTCCGGCCCGCGACGGCGCACGCCCCCAGGGAGCCGCGGTCCCGGCGTCCCCGCATGCCGCGCGAGGTCCGGCTCGTGCGCCTCGGCCTCGTCCTCCTCGGTGTCCTCCTGGGCGGCTGCGGGGCCGGGATCACGGCGCTCACCCAGAAGCTCGGCCAGGAGGACCAGGCGGGCCTCGTCTACGCCGCCATGGGCGTCATGAGCGCCGTCGTCGGCCTGTCCATGGCCGCGCTGCCGGAGCGCTTCGGGCTCGCGCTGCGCTGGCGGGTCGCCACCGCCGCCGCCGCGCTCCTGTCCCTCCTGCTGATCGGCACGCAGAGCATGCCGGGCCTCTACGTGGCGGTGACCGTGTTCGGCGCCGTCTTCGCGCCGAACCTGATCACCGGCTTCGGACTCACCGAACGCGCCGTGCCGCGCGAACGCCTCGCCGAGGGCATGACGTCCGCCGCGAGCGCCTTCGTCGGCGGGCAGGCCGTCACGCTCGCCGTGGCGGGCCGCCTCGCCGAGTCCCACGGCCCCGCCGCGGCGTTCACCGTCGGCAGCGTGGCCGCGGCCCTCGCGTTCGGCGTCGCACTCCTCGTCAAGGCGGCCCCGGCGGCACCAGGAGTCACGCCGGTCGCTGCAACACCGTCAGGCTCCGGTCGAGGAGTGTGA
- the treY gene encoding malto-oligosyltrehalose synthase, with product MTPDHQEGGVPAPPTATYRMQLQPAFPFAAAAGAVPYLASLGVSHLHLSPVLEAVPGSTHGYDVVDHARVRDELGGEAGLRALARTAREHGLGLVADIVPNHMASAAGLNRPLQEVLRDGPHSPYAHWFDIDWEAQGGRVLLPVLGHRLSHELDRLEVDGRVLRYYEHAFPLREGTETLPLPELLDAQWYRLGWWRLARTELNYRRFFTISDLIGVRVENREVFDATHEKIVQLLREGVLDGLRVDHPDGLADPGAYLKDLADATAGRWTVVEKILGADERLPAAWPVAGTTGYDALRHIDGLFTDPSGADELLGLFRRFTAAPADRGGDWDATARRAAYKVVTHELAAEVDRLTREAGRLCAADAALRDHAPWALRTAVRELLVRLDVYRPYVTGGADPETVLTPGDAEDAKGVFTVAEEAEAVDTVRDLALGKSGSGPEHEAFRARFAQTASALRAKAVEDTAFYRHAPLLSATEVGGTPQSPAVDPETFHAYCTRVQRDWPCTGTVLSTHDTKRSADVRAGISVLTQCPGRWADLLADVTERTAREGGTSAPDPQLAWAAWQTAVGFGDQEGERLQGAMLKHVREAGLHTSWTEPDADYEKAVRDFVAAGPCGPPREAVAAFADSLRPHVRANVLGAALAHLTMPGVPDVYQGTEREYRALVDPDNRAPARFDSDLLERLDSDDGSVPGDLSDEKLALTVAALRLRRAHPEWFGGGSTYAPVAARGAGAAHCVAFARSGEVVAAATRLSLRLTEAGGWRDTELSLPEGQWVDLLAPGNEFTGHARVEKLFDRHPVALLVRASVD from the coding sequence ATGACACCGGACCATCAAGAGGGCGGGGTCCCCGCCCCGCCCACGGCCACGTACCGGATGCAGCTCCAGCCGGCGTTCCCGTTCGCCGCGGCCGCCGGAGCCGTCCCGTATCTGGCCTCGCTGGGTGTCTCGCACCTGCATCTGTCGCCGGTCCTGGAGGCCGTACCCGGTTCCACGCACGGGTACGACGTCGTGGACCACGCGCGCGTGCGGGACGAGCTGGGTGGTGAGGCCGGGCTGCGGGCGCTCGCGCGGACGGCGCGGGAGCACGGGCTCGGCCTGGTCGCCGACATCGTGCCCAACCACATGGCGTCGGCGGCCGGGCTCAACCGGCCCCTCCAGGAGGTACTGCGGGACGGGCCGCACTCCCCCTACGCGCACTGGTTCGACATCGACTGGGAGGCGCAGGGCGGGCGGGTCCTGCTGCCCGTGCTCGGCCACCGGCTGAGCCATGAGCTGGACCGTCTGGAGGTGGACGGGCGTGTGCTGCGCTACTACGAGCACGCGTTCCCGCTGCGCGAGGGCACGGAGACGCTGCCCCTTCCCGAGCTGCTCGACGCGCAGTGGTACCGGCTCGGCTGGTGGCGCCTGGCCCGCACCGAGCTCAACTACCGGCGTTTCTTCACCATTTCGGACCTGATCGGGGTGCGCGTGGAGAACCGGGAGGTGTTCGACGCCACGCACGAGAAGATCGTCCAGCTGCTGCGCGAGGGCGTTCTCGACGGGCTGCGCGTCGACCATCCCGACGGCCTCGCCGACCCCGGCGCGTATCTGAAGGACCTCGCCGACGCGACCGCCGGGCGCTGGACCGTCGTCGAGAAGATCCTCGGCGCGGACGAACGACTGCCCGCCGCCTGGCCGGTGGCCGGTACGACGGGCTACGACGCGCTGCGCCACATCGACGGCCTGTTCACCGATCCGTCGGGCGCGGACGAACTGCTCGGCCTGTTCCGGCGCTTCACGGCGGCCCCCGCCGACCGGGGCGGCGACTGGGACGCCACGGCGCGCCGCGCCGCGTACAAGGTCGTCACGCACGAGCTGGCGGCCGAGGTGGACCGCCTCACGCGCGAGGCGGGGCGGCTGTGCGCCGCCGACGCCGCCCTGCGCGACCACGCTCCGTGGGCCCTGCGCACCGCCGTACGCGAACTCCTGGTGCGCCTCGACGTGTACCGGCCGTACGTGACCGGGGGCGCGGACCCCGAGACCGTGCTCACACCCGGTGACGCCGAGGACGCCAAGGGGGTGTTCACCGTCGCCGAGGAGGCCGAGGCGGTGGACACCGTGCGGGACCTGGCGCTCGGGAAGAGCGGTTCGGGGCCCGAGCACGAGGCGTTCCGGGCGCGGTTCGCGCAGACGGCGTCCGCGCTGCGCGCCAAGGCGGTCGAGGACACGGCGTTCTACCGGCACGCGCCCCTCCTGTCGGCGACGGAGGTCGGCGGGACGCCGCAGAGCCCGGCGGTGGACCCGGAGACGTTCCACGCGTACTGCACACGCGTGCAGCGCGACTGGCCCTGCACGGGAACCGTCCTTTCGACGCACGACACCAAGCGCAGCGCCGATGTGCGGGCGGGGATCTCCGTGCTCACGCAGTGCCCCGGGCGCTGGGCCGATCTGCTCGCGGACGTCACCGAGCGGACCGCGCGCGAGGGCGGCACGAGCGCGCCCGATCCCCAACTGGCCTGGGCGGCCTGGCAGACGGCGGTCGGGTTCGGCGACCAGGAGGGCGAGCGGCTCCAGGGCGCGATGCTCAAGCACGTGCGCGAGGCGGGGCTGCACACGAGCTGGACCGAACCGGACGCGGACTACGAGAAGGCGGTGCGCGACTTCGTGGCCGCGGGCCCGTGCGGGCCGCCCAGGGAGGCCGTCGCCGCGTTCGCGGACTCGTTGCGGCCCCATGTCCGGGCGAACGTCCTGGGGGCCGCTCTCGCCCATCTGACGATGCCGGGGGTGCCGGACGTCTACCAGGGCACGGAGCGCGAGTACCGGGCGCTGGTGGACCCGGACAACCGTGCGCCGGCGCGCTTCGACTCTGATCTGCTGGAGCGGCTCGACTCCGATGACGGGTCCGTCCCCGGCGATCTGTCCGACGAGAAACTGGCGCTCACCGTCGCCGCGCTGCGGCTGCGCCGGGCGCACCCGGAGTGGTTCGGCGGCGGGTCGACGTACGCACCGGTCGCCGCGCGGGGGGCGGGCGCAGCGCACTGTGTGGCGTTCGCACGCTCCGGGGAGGTCGTCGCCGCCGCGACTCGGCTGTCGCTGCGCCTCACGGAGGCGGGCGGCTGGCGCGACACCGAGCTGTCACTCCCGGAGGGCCAGTGGGTCGATCTGCTCGCCCCGGGAAACGAGTTCACGGGTCACGCACGCGTGGAGAAGCTGTTCGACCGGCATCCGGTGGCGCTCCTCGTACGGGCGTCGGTCGACTGA